The following are from one region of the Actinoplanes sp. L3-i22 genome:
- a CDS encoding STM4011 family radical SAM protein, with protein sequence MNLSVLYRGPLASCNYDCPYCPFAKRHDPPALLREDRAALERFTGWAAETTDVRLSVLFTPWGEGLTRSWYRDAMVTLSHLPHVDRVAIQTNLAIRPDWLAAADPAKAALWATYHPGQVTRERFLARCAALLAMGVRFSVGVVGFPEHLAEAHALRAALPEQVYLWVNAAEGKRYTPEEEASWTELDPLFGHSVRPHVSLDQPCHAGETAISVLGDGSVRRCHFIQKTIANLYDGSWRAALRPRPCVNAICDCHIGYVHLKPLGLYDVFAGGVLERIPAVWPLPPSPGSSRAGYVGSETTG encoded by the coding sequence ATGAACCTTTCCGTGCTCTACCGCGGGCCGCTGGCCAGTTGCAACTACGACTGTCCGTACTGCCCGTTCGCCAAGCGGCACGACCCGCCCGCGCTGCTGCGGGAGGACCGCGCCGCCCTCGAACGCTTCACCGGCTGGGCCGCCGAGACCACCGACGTGCGCCTGTCCGTCCTGTTCACCCCGTGGGGCGAGGGCCTGACCCGCAGCTGGTACCGGGACGCGATGGTCACCCTGTCGCACCTCCCGCACGTCGACCGGGTGGCGATCCAGACGAACCTGGCGATCCGCCCCGACTGGCTGGCCGCGGCCGATCCGGCGAAAGCCGCGCTGTGGGCCACCTACCACCCCGGGCAGGTCACCCGGGAGCGCTTCCTGGCCCGCTGCGCCGCGCTGCTGGCGATGGGCGTGCGCTTCTCGGTCGGCGTCGTCGGCTTCCCCGAGCACCTGGCGGAGGCCCACGCCCTGCGCGCCGCCCTCCCGGAGCAGGTCTACCTCTGGGTCAACGCCGCCGAGGGCAAGCGTTACACCCCTGAGGAGGAAGCGAGCTGGACGGAGCTGGACCCGCTCTTCGGCCACAGCGTCCGCCCGCACGTCTCGCTCGACCAGCCGTGCCACGCCGGCGAGACCGCGATCTCGGTCCTCGGCGACGGTTCCGTCCGCCGTTGCCATTTCATTCAAAAGACAATTGCGAATTTGTACGACGGGAGCTGGCGGGCCGCGCTGCGCCCGCGCCCCTGCGTGAACGCCATCTGTGACTGTCACATCGGATACGTCCACCTGAAACCGCTCGGCCTGTACGACGTCTTCGCCGGCGGCGTCCTCGAACGCATCCCGGCCGTCTGGCCCCTGCCCCCTTCGCCCGGATCCAGCCGCGCCGGTTATGTCGGTTCAGAGACAACCGGATAG
- a CDS encoding ABC transporter permease yields the protein MAILALALIWEIFPRLGVVDATFLPPLSEVLVAWWDLARSGELWEHTQASLTRSLVGFGLAIVVSIPLGLLIGWYKPVANLLTPLLEVFRNTAALAILPVFVLILGLGETSKIAIIVYACAWPILLNTVSGVRTVDPLLIKSARSLDLGPLSLFQKVVLPAAVPTIFTGIRLAGAYSILILIAAEMVGAKAGLGYLINYAQYNFAVPDMYAGIITISGIGLIVNQLLILTERHFSTWRTNVS from the coding sequence GTGGCGATCCTCGCGCTCGCGCTCATCTGGGAGATCTTTCCCCGGCTGGGCGTGGTCGACGCGACGTTCCTCCCGCCGCTCTCCGAGGTCCTGGTCGCCTGGTGGGACCTGGCCAGATCCGGCGAACTGTGGGAGCACACCCAGGCCAGCCTGACCCGTTCGCTGGTCGGCTTCGGCCTGGCGATCGTCGTCTCGATCCCGCTGGGCCTGCTGATCGGCTGGTACAAACCGGTCGCCAATCTGCTGACCCCGCTTCTCGAGGTGTTCCGGAACACCGCGGCACTGGCGATCCTGCCGGTCTTCGTGCTGATCCTGGGACTCGGCGAAACATCGAAAATCGCGATCATTGTGTACGCGTGTGCCTGGCCCATTCTGCTGAACACGGTCAGTGGCGTCCGCACCGTCGACCCGCTCCTGATCAAATCGGCGCGCTCGCTGGACCTCGGCCCGTTGAGCCTGTTCCAGAAGGTCGTCCTGCCCGCGGCCGTGCCGACCATCTTCACCGGGATCAGGCTGGCCGGGGCGTACTCGATCCTGATTTTGATCGCCGCCGAAATGGTCGGCGCGAAAGCCGGCCTCGGCTACCTCATCAACTACGCCCAGTACAACTTCGCGGTCCCCGACATGTACGCCGGAATCATCACCATCTCCGGCATCGGCCTGATCGTGAACCAGCTCCTGATCCTCACCGAGCGCCATTTCTCGACCTGGCGCACCAACGTTTCCTAG
- a CDS encoding ABC transporter ATP-binding protein, which produces MTDKIVIENLGKVFDARGTTVTALQEINLTVRDGEFLVIVGPSGCGKSTLLDLLGGLARPTSGRILVDGTEVTGPGLDRGVVFQQYALLPWRTAQGNVEFGLEAKHVPRRERAAKAREYLDLVGLTGFHDRYPHELSGGMKQRVAIARSLAFDPDVLLMDEPFAALDAQTRDGLQDELLRIQKLTGKTVVFITHGIEEAVYLGQRVAVMTSRPGRIKQVVDIPPLRQTDDVRSDPQFAHYRHEIWTLLRDEVTKARTEELEANRV; this is translated from the coding sequence GTGACCGACAAGATCGTCATCGAGAACCTCGGCAAGGTCTTCGACGCCCGCGGGACCACGGTCACCGCGCTGCAGGAGATCAACCTGACCGTCCGGGACGGCGAGTTCCTGGTCATCGTCGGGCCGAGCGGCTGCGGCAAGTCCACCCTGCTCGACCTGCTCGGCGGCCTGGCCCGGCCGACCAGCGGCCGGATCCTGGTGGACGGCACCGAGGTCACCGGCCCCGGCCTGGACCGCGGGGTGGTCTTCCAGCAGTACGCGCTGCTCCCGTGGCGCACCGCGCAGGGCAACGTGGAGTTCGGCCTGGAGGCCAAGCACGTGCCGCGCCGCGAGCGGGCCGCGAAGGCCCGGGAGTACCTGGACCTGGTCGGCCTGACCGGCTTCCACGACCGCTACCCGCACGAGCTCTCCGGCGGCATGAAGCAGCGCGTCGCGATCGCCCGCAGCCTCGCCTTCGACCCGGACGTGCTGCTGATGGACGAGCCGTTCGCGGCCCTCGACGCGCAGACCCGAGACGGGCTGCAGGACGAGCTGCTGCGGATCCAGAAGCTGACCGGCAAGACCGTCGTCTTCATCACCCACGGCATCGAGGAAGCCGTCTACCTGGGACAACGCGTCGCGGTGATGACGTCGCGGCCCGGGCGGATCAAGCAGGTGGTGGACATCCCGCCGCTGCGGCAGACCGACGACGTCCGCTCCGACCCGCAGTTCGCGCACTACCGGCACGAGATCTGGACCCTGCTGCGCGACGAGGTCACCAAGGCCCGTACCGAGGAACTGGAGGCCAATCGTGTCTAG
- a CDS encoding cupin domain-containing protein, whose amino-acid sequence MDPVSIHHLADVTVVHEPSHPDEVVAGAPTTGAVTVTTLDGLGVEVGIWEMSTGAVRDVEAEEAFLVLAGRATIEADGVTSEVRPGDLVRLTAGTKTVWTVSEPLRKLYVTGV is encoded by the coding sequence ATGGACCCAGTCTCGATCCACCACCTCGCCGATGTCACCGTTGTTCACGAACCAAGTCACCCGGACGAGGTCGTCGCCGGGGCGCCGACCACCGGCGCGGTCACCGTGACGACGCTGGACGGGCTGGGCGTCGAGGTCGGCATCTGGGAGATGAGCACCGGCGCGGTCCGCGACGTCGAGGCCGAGGAGGCGTTCCTGGTGCTGGCCGGGCGGGCGACGATCGAGGCCGACGGCGTGACGTCCGAGGTGCGGCCGGGCGACCTGGTGCGCCTCACGGCGGGGACCAAGACCGTGTGGACCGTGTCGGAGCCGCTGCGGAAGCTCTACGTCACGGGCGTTTAG
- a CDS encoding ABC transporter substrate-binding protein, translated as MTTRRNALAGLLGGAFLTATGLSACGSSGASASGSQVKELRYQGNVGAVTLPELAADLGYLGDVKLNWIGNTISGPQDIQAATTGDVDFGGAFNGAIVKLAANGAPITAVIGYYGVDKDTYTGYYVLDGSPVKTARDLIGKKIGVNTLGAHHEAVIKTYLARNNLTDAEIKQVELIVVPPVNTEQSVRQKQIDVGALGGVLRDKAIERGGVHPLFSDFDLLGQFTAGSYIFRDDFLKKNPDTVKTFVSGVGKAIEWARETPRDQVIARFQDIVKKRGRSEDNSTLQYFKSYGVAGKGGVIQEKEFQTWVDWLNRAGELKKDVKATDIFDNKYNSYAAGGAA; from the coding sequence GTGACCACTCGTCGAAACGCCCTCGCCGGCCTGCTGGGCGGCGCATTCCTGACCGCCACCGGACTCTCCGCATGCGGCAGCAGCGGGGCCTCGGCCTCCGGAAGCCAGGTCAAGGAACTGCGATATCAGGGCAACGTGGGCGCCGTGACGCTGCCCGAACTCGCCGCCGACCTCGGCTATCTGGGCGACGTGAAACTCAACTGGATCGGCAACACGATCAGCGGCCCGCAGGACATCCAGGCGGCGACCACCGGCGACGTCGACTTCGGCGGCGCGTTCAACGGCGCGATCGTGAAACTGGCCGCGAACGGCGCCCCGATCACCGCGGTGATCGGCTACTACGGCGTCGACAAGGACACCTACACCGGCTATTACGTGCTCGACGGCAGCCCGGTGAAAACCGCCCGGGACCTGATCGGCAAGAAGATCGGCGTCAATACCCTCGGCGCCCATCACGAGGCGGTCATCAAGACCTACCTGGCCAGGAACAATCTGACCGACGCCGAGATCAAGCAGGTCGAACTGATCGTCGTCCCGCCGGTCAACACCGAGCAGTCGGTGCGCCAGAAGCAGATCGACGTCGGCGCGCTCGGCGGCGTGCTGCGCGACAAGGCCATCGAGCGCGGCGGCGTGCACCCGCTCTTCAGCGACTTCGACCTGCTCGGCCAGTTCACCGCGGGCAGCTACATCTTCCGCGATGATTTCCTGAAGAAGAACCCGGACACCGTGAAAACGTTCGTCTCCGGTGTCGGCAAGGCCATCGAATGGGCCCGCGAGACGCCGCGTGATCAGGTCATCGCCCGTTTCCAGGACATCGTCAAGAAGCGCGGGCGCAGCGAGGACAACTCGACGCTGCAGTACTTCAAGAGCTACGGCGTCGCCGGTAAGGGCGGCGTGATCCAGGAGAAGGAGTTCCAGACCTGGGTCGACTGGCTGAACCGGGCCGGCGAGCTGAAGAAGGACGTCAAGGCCACCGACATCTTCGACAACAAATACAACTCGTACGCCGCCGGCGGTGCGGCGTGA
- a CDS encoding TauD/TfdA family dioxygenase: protein MSIDITRIGGRIGASVAGVDLKQPVDQITAKEIHEALVEHKVLVFRDQHLDDEQHQRFASIFGQLTLAHPTVPSVDGQANVLEVAGGPGARANAWHTDVTFVVAPPKATTLRSLVIPEYGGDTLFSNTAAAYADLPEHLRFLADRLWAEHSNAYDYAEHPQFRSAEVEEYQKVFASTRYRTAHPVVRVNPDSGLPNLFIGNFVTHLIGLSRTESRDILRLLQHYVTRPENTLRHQWQVGDLVVWDNRSTQHYAADDYGDLARKLHRVTVAGDVPVGTDGTKSYILEGDEATHYTPQVQ, encoded by the coding sequence ATGAGCATCGACATCACGCGAATCGGTGGCCGGATCGGGGCGTCGGTGGCCGGCGTCGACCTGAAACAGCCGGTCGACCAGATCACCGCCAAGGAGATCCACGAGGCCCTCGTGGAACACAAAGTGCTGGTCTTCCGCGACCAACACCTCGACGACGAGCAGCACCAGCGCTTCGCCTCGATCTTCGGCCAGCTGACCCTCGCGCACCCGACCGTCCCGTCCGTCGACGGCCAGGCCAACGTCCTGGAGGTGGCCGGCGGCCCGGGCGCCCGCGCCAACGCCTGGCACACCGACGTCACCTTCGTGGTCGCCCCGCCCAAGGCCACCACGCTGCGCAGCCTGGTCATCCCGGAGTACGGCGGCGACACGCTCTTCTCGAACACCGCCGCGGCGTACGCCGACCTGCCCGAACACCTGCGCTTCCTGGCCGACCGCCTGTGGGCCGAGCACTCCAACGCCTACGACTACGCCGAGCACCCGCAGTTCCGCTCGGCCGAGGTCGAGGAGTACCAGAAGGTCTTCGCCTCCACCCGGTACCGCACCGCGCACCCGGTCGTCCGCGTCAACCCGGACTCGGGCCTGCCGAACCTGTTCATCGGCAACTTCGTCACCCACCTGATCGGGCTGTCCCGGACCGAGTCCCGCGACATCCTGCGCCTGCTCCAGCACTACGTGACCCGCCCGGAGAACACCCTGCGCCACCAGTGGCAGGTCGGCGACCTGGTGGTCTGGGACAACCGCAGCACCCAGCACTACGCCGCCGACGACTACGGCGACCTGGCCCGCAAGCTGCACCGGGTCACCGTCGCCGGGGACGTCCCGGTCGGCACCGACGGCACCAAGAGCTACATCCTCGAGGGCGACGAGGCCACCCACTACACCCCGCAGGTGCAGTGA
- a CDS encoding LLM class flavin-dependent oxidoreductase — MTRKLHLNAFLMSVGHHEAAWRLPETDPRADLDVEHFKNLARIAERGKLDSVFLADGPVLWDQVGRRPSGVLEPTVLLTALAGATSHIGLIATASTTYNEPYNLARRFASLDIVSGGRAGWNIVTTAGLDAARNFNLDHLPAHKERYERAAEFVDVSLKLWDSWADDAVLADKENGVWGDDAKIYPPAHEGRFYRVAGALNVPRSAQGHPVLVQAGSSENGRNFAAQYAEAVFTAHQTLSDAQEFYDDLKRRAAEFGRDPDHIKILPGIVPVIAATPEAALAKEAELNGLIRPEYALPQLAALLGVPQNDLHLDRQLPDDLPEEEAIEGQKSRRTLVVNLGRRENLTVREIIARLGGGRGHLTFAGTPVQVADAIQEWFEAGAADGFNIMPPVLPSSLSDFVDQVVPILQGRGLFRTEYSGRTLREHYGLPRPANRNAGAPILI, encoded by the coding sequence ATGACCCGGAAACTGCACCTCAACGCGTTCCTGATGAGCGTCGGCCACCACGAGGCCGCCTGGCGCCTCCCGGAGACCGACCCGCGCGCCGACCTCGACGTCGAACACTTCAAGAACCTCGCCCGGATCGCCGAGCGCGGCAAGCTCGACTCGGTCTTCCTCGCCGACGGGCCGGTGCTCTGGGACCAGGTCGGGCGCCGCCCGTCCGGCGTCCTCGAACCGACCGTGCTGCTCACCGCGCTGGCCGGCGCCACCTCGCACATCGGCCTGATCGCGACCGCGTCGACCACCTACAACGAGCCGTACAACCTGGCCCGCCGGTTCGCCTCGCTCGACATCGTCAGCGGCGGCCGGGCCGGCTGGAACATCGTCACCACGGCCGGCCTCGACGCGGCCCGCAACTTCAACCTCGACCACCTGCCCGCCCACAAGGAGCGGTACGAGCGCGCCGCCGAGTTCGTCGACGTCTCGCTCAAGCTCTGGGACTCCTGGGCCGACGACGCCGTCCTCGCCGACAAGGAGAACGGCGTCTGGGGTGACGACGCGAAGATCTACCCGCCGGCGCACGAGGGCCGGTTCTACCGGGTCGCCGGCGCGCTCAACGTGCCGCGCTCCGCGCAGGGCCACCCGGTGCTCGTCCAGGCCGGCTCCTCGGAGAACGGGCGCAACTTCGCCGCCCAGTACGCCGAGGCGGTGTTCACCGCGCACCAGACACTGTCGGACGCGCAGGAGTTCTACGACGACCTGAAGCGGCGAGCCGCCGAATTCGGGCGGGACCCCGACCACATCAAGATCCTGCCCGGGATCGTGCCGGTCATCGCGGCCACGCCGGAGGCGGCGCTCGCCAAGGAGGCCGAGCTCAACGGGCTGATCCGGCCCGAGTACGCGCTGCCGCAACTGGCCGCGCTGCTCGGCGTACCGCAGAACGACCTGCACCTGGACCGGCAACTCCCGGACGACCTGCCCGAGGAGGAGGCCATCGAAGGCCAGAAGAGCCGGCGGACGCTCGTGGTCAATCTCGGTCGCCGGGAGAACCTGACCGTCCGGGAGATCATCGCCCGGCTGGGTGGCGGGCGGGGACACCTGACCTTCGCCGGGACGCCGGTGCAGGTGGCGGACGCGATCCAGGAATGGTTCGAGGCCGGGGCCGCGGACGGGTTCAACATCATGCCGCCGGTGCTGCCGTCGTCGCTCAGCGACTTCGTCGACCAGGTGGTACCGATCCTGCAGGGGCGGGGGCTCTTCCGGACCGAGTACAGCGGGCGGACGTTGCGGGAGCACTACGGGCTGCCGCGGCCGGCGAACCGGAACGCCGGGGCGCCGATCCTGATCTGA
- a CDS encoding ADP-ribosylglycohydrolase family protein: MGNTAAAVAAMRGVWLGDAFGETWCRRPAGDFAERRLADGPWTWTDDTAMALPLLRVLVAHGRVDQDVLAAEFATEYAADPYRNYGAGMHDVLAAFGAGEGWAVVTRRQFDGSGSWGNGAAMRVPPLGAWFAGDLDAVVAEAGRSAVVTHAHPEAAAGAVAVAVAAALSVRGGDWSLGDVVARVPAGQVADGLRRAADFPGDADPREVGAVVGSGLRISAPDTVPYALWCAARHQDDLAAALWATASAGGDIDTTCAIAGGVVGARTGLAGVPGEWLKRCEGLPAWVDRLA, translated from the coding sequence ATGGGGAACACGGCGGCCGCGGTGGCGGCGATGCGCGGAGTTTGGCTGGGCGACGCGTTCGGGGAGACGTGGTGCCGGCGGCCGGCCGGGGACTTCGCCGAGCGGCGGCTGGCGGACGGGCCGTGGACGTGGACCGATGACACCGCCATGGCGCTTCCACTGCTCCGGGTGCTGGTGGCGCACGGGCGGGTCGACCAGGACGTGCTGGCCGCGGAGTTCGCGACGGAGTATGCGGCTGATCCCTATCGGAACTACGGCGCCGGGATGCATGACGTCCTCGCCGCGTTCGGTGCCGGGGAGGGCTGGGCGGTGGTGACCCGGCGGCAGTTCGACGGGTCGGGGTCCTGGGGGAACGGGGCGGCGATGCGGGTTCCGCCGCTCGGCGCGTGGTTCGCCGGCGACCTGGACGCGGTCGTGGCCGAGGCGGGCCGGTCGGCGGTGGTCACGCACGCCCATCCGGAGGCGGCCGCCGGGGCGGTCGCGGTGGCGGTGGCCGCGGCGCTGAGTGTGCGAGGCGGGGACTGGTCGCTCGGCGACGTCGTGGCGCGTGTGCCGGCGGGCCAGGTGGCGGACGGTCTGCGGCGGGCCGCGGACTTCCCGGGGGACGCGGACCCGCGGGAGGTGGGGGCCGTGGTCGGGTCCGGGTTGCGGATCTCGGCGCCGGACACCGTGCCCTACGCGTTGTGGTGCGCGGCCCGGCACCAGGACGACCTGGCGGCGGCGCTGTGGGCGACCGCGTCGGCCGGCGGGGACATCGACACCACCTGTGCGATCGCGGGTGGCGTGGTCGGGGCGCGGACCGGGCTGGCCGGGGTGCCCGGTGAGTGGCTCAAGCGTTGTGAGGGGCTGCCGGCCTGGGTTGATCGACTGGCGTGA
- a CDS encoding sporulation protein translates to MVFKKLLGAMGVGGPSVDTVLANPSTYPGAPLTGQVNVTGGTQQADIEHITLALVTRMEVEGGGGDYQATGDFYRLTVAGPTRLFPGQQLAIPFRIEMPWETPITTAYGQPLRGMVMGVRTEVSIARALDKGDLDPVYVHPLPIQQKILDAFGQLGFRFKSADIEVGQIYGVHQTLPFYQEIEYWPAPQYAHSINELELTFVTSPHSVEVVLEFDKRGGLFHSGQDTYGRYSVSHHDADTTDWRSVVDGWVRQAVDHRKSRPSHGGGHGAYGAPGYPPPPPPGYGHGAPAYGHGGHGGHGGGYGHHGHYRQGGHGSGMGGAILGAVGGLAAGYVIGEAVEEVFEDWGGDD, encoded by the coding sequence GTGGTCTTCAAGAAGTTGCTGGGCGCCATGGGAGTGGGTGGCCCGAGCGTGGACACCGTGCTGGCCAACCCGAGCACCTATCCGGGCGCGCCGCTGACCGGCCAGGTCAACGTGACCGGCGGGACCCAGCAGGCGGACATCGAGCACATCACGCTCGCCCTGGTCACCCGGATGGAGGTGGAGGGCGGCGGCGGTGACTACCAGGCCACCGGCGACTTCTACCGGCTCACCGTGGCCGGGCCGACGCGGCTGTTCCCCGGCCAGCAGCTGGCGATCCCGTTCCGCATCGAGATGCCGTGGGAGACCCCGATCACCACCGCCTACGGGCAGCCGCTGCGCGGCATGGTGATGGGCGTGCGCACCGAGGTGTCGATCGCGCGGGCGCTGGACAAGGGCGACCTCGACCCGGTCTACGTGCACCCGCTGCCGATCCAGCAGAAGATCCTGGACGCGTTCGGCCAGCTGGGCTTCCGCTTCAAGTCGGCGGACATCGAGGTCGGCCAGATCTACGGTGTCCACCAGACCCTCCCGTTCTACCAGGAGATCGAGTACTGGCCCGCCCCGCAGTACGCGCACTCCATCAACGAGCTCGAGCTGACGTTCGTGACCAGCCCGCACTCGGTCGAGGTGGTGCTGGAGTTCGACAAGCGCGGCGGCCTGTTCCACAGCGGTCAGGACACCTACGGGCGCTACTCGGTCTCGCACCACGACGCGGACACCACCGACTGGCGCTCGGTCGTCGACGGCTGGGTCCGTCAGGCGGTCGACCACCGCAAGTCCCGCCCGAGCCACGGCGGTGGCCACGGGGCGTACGGCGCTCCCGGCTACCCGCCGCCCCCGCCGCCCGGTTACGGGCACGGCGCGCCGGCCTACGGGCACGGCGGCCACGGTGGGCACGGCGGCGGCTACGGCCACCACGGGCACTACCGTCAGGGCGGGCACGGCAGCGGCATGGGCGGCGCCATCCTGGGCGCGGTCGGTGGCCTGGCGGCCGGCTACGTGATCGGCGAGGCCGTCGAGGAGGTCTTCGAGGACTGGGGCGGCGACGACTGA
- a CDS encoding CBS domain-containing protein, whose protein sequence is MRISDILRVKGENVVTVPPDMPVEGLISELARHRIGAAVVSRDGTAVDGIVSERDVVRALAERGPAVLAEPVSTIQTTQVRTVSPEAQLEDVERLMTEQRFRHVPVVVDGHLAGVVSIGDVVKNRIDELETERSTLADYITGERT, encoded by the coding sequence ATGCGGATCAGTGACATTCTGCGGGTCAAGGGCGAGAACGTGGTGACGGTGCCGCCGGACATGCCGGTGGAGGGCCTGATCAGCGAACTGGCCCGGCACCGGATCGGCGCCGCGGTGGTGTCCCGCGACGGCACCGCGGTCGACGGGATCGTCAGCGAGCGGGACGTGGTGCGCGCCCTGGCCGAGCGCGGTCCGGCCGTGCTCGCCGAGCCGGTCAGCACCATCCAGACCACCCAGGTGCGAACGGTCTCACCCGAGGCCCAGCTGGAGGACGTGGAACGGCTGATGACCGAGCAGCGCTTCCGCCACGTGCCGGTCGTCGTCGACGGCCACCTGGCCGGCGTCGTCAGCATCGGCGACGTGGTCAAGAACCGCATCGACGAGCTGGAAACCGAACGCAGCACCCTCGCCGACTACATCACCGGCGAACGCACCTGA
- a CDS encoding malate dehydrogenase — translation MTKTPVTVTVTGAAGQIGYALLFRIASGQLLGANVPVRLRLLEIPAATRAAEGVALELEDGAYPLLDGVDVFDDAKAAFDGVNVALLVGARPRTKGMERGDLLEANGGIFGPQGTAINAGAAADVRVLVVGNPANTNALIAQQHAPDVPADRFTAMTRLDHNRALAQLAKKLDVPVAELRKVTIWGNHSATQYPDVSHAEAAGRPVKDLVEQAWLADEFIPRVAKRGAEIIEVRGASSAASAASAAIDHVHTWVNGTAEGDWTSAAIVSDGSYGVPAGLISSFPVTARDGKWEIVQGLEISEFSRARIDASVAELQEERTAVQGLGLIK, via the coding sequence ATGACTAAGACACCGGTCACCGTCACCGTGACGGGCGCAGCCGGCCAGATCGGCTACGCGCTGCTGTTCCGCATCGCCTCCGGCCAGCTGCTCGGCGCGAACGTACCGGTCCGCCTGCGCCTGCTGGAGATCCCGGCCGCCACCCGCGCCGCCGAGGGCGTCGCGCTGGAGCTCGAGGACGGGGCGTACCCGCTGCTCGACGGCGTCGACGTGTTCGACGACGCGAAGGCCGCGTTCGACGGCGTCAACGTGGCGCTGCTGGTCGGCGCCCGCCCGCGTACCAAGGGCATGGAGCGGGGCGACCTGCTCGAGGCCAACGGCGGCATCTTCGGCCCGCAGGGCACCGCGATCAACGCGGGCGCCGCTGCCGACGTGCGCGTGCTGGTCGTCGGCAACCCGGCCAACACCAACGCCCTGATCGCCCAGCAGCACGCGCCGGACGTGCCGGCCGACCGCTTCACCGCGATGACCCGGCTCGACCACAACCGCGCGCTGGCCCAGCTCGCCAAGAAGCTGGACGTGCCGGTCGCCGAGCTGCGCAAGGTGACGATCTGGGGCAACCACTCCGCCACCCAGTACCCGGACGTCTCGCACGCCGAGGCCGCCGGTCGCCCGGTCAAGGACCTGGTCGAGCAGGCCTGGCTCGCCGACGAGTTCATCCCGCGGGTCGCCAAGCGTGGCGCCGAGATCATCGAGGTCCGTGGCGCGTCCTCGGCCGCGTCCGCCGCGTCGGCCGCGATCGACCACGTGCACACCTGGGTCAACGGCACCGCCGAGGGCGACTGGACGTCGGCCGCGATCGTCTCCGACGGCTCCTACGGCGTGCCCGCCGGCCTGATCTCCTCGTTCCCGGTCACCGCCCGGGACGGCAAGTGGGAGATCGTCCAGGGCCTCGAGATCAGCGAGTTCTCCCGCGCCCGCATCGACGCCTCGGTCGCCGAGCTCCAGGAGGAGCGCACCGCCGTCCAGGGCCTGGGCCTGATCAAGTAA
- a CDS encoding SAM-dependent methyltransferase produces MTSDRVDPQTVSPARRWNYWLGGKDHYQVDRDSGDQIAAVYPAVWTAAREGRAFHNRAIRHLAGAAGIRQFVDIGTGLPAPDNTHEVAQAIAPEAKVVYVDNDPMVLAHARALMSGGSTTYVDADLRDPEKILRAPELLATVDLSRPVAILLINVLHFLLDDAEAAGVVRTLLAGVAPGSFLVATHGTADFVPPEISARLTATQPTGPAALVPRDRARFSAFFDGLELVEPGVVPVSEWRPEQDERPAPVETSTWAAVARKPTDK; encoded by the coding sequence ATGACGAGCGACCGGGTGGATCCGCAGACCGTCTCACCTGCTCGCCGGTGGAACTACTGGCTCGGCGGCAAGGATCACTACCAGGTCGACCGGGACTCCGGCGACCAGATCGCCGCGGTCTACCCGGCGGTCTGGACGGCCGCGCGGGAGGGTCGCGCCTTCCACAACCGGGCGATCCGGCACCTGGCCGGCGCGGCCGGCATCCGCCAGTTCGTCGACATCGGCACCGGCCTGCCGGCGCCGGACAACACGCACGAGGTGGCCCAGGCGATCGCGCCGGAGGCGAAGGTCGTCTATGTCGACAACGACCCGATGGTCCTGGCGCACGCCCGGGCGCTGATGTCCGGCGGTTCGACGACATATGTGGACGCCGACCTCCGCGACCCGGAGAAGATCCTGCGCGCGCCGGAGCTGCTGGCGACCGTCGACCTGTCCCGCCCGGTCGCGATCCTGCTGATCAACGTGCTGCACTTCCTGCTCGACGACGCGGAGGCGGCCGGCGTGGTCCGCACCCTGCTGGCCGGCGTCGCGCCGGGCAGTTTCCTGGTCGCCACGCACGGCACGGCGGATTTCGTCCCGCCGGAGATCTCGGCCCGGCTCACCGCGACCCAGCCGACCGGCCCGGCCGCGCTCGTGCCCCGCGACCGGGCCCGGTTCAGCGCGTTCTTCGACGGCCTGGAGCTGGTCGAGCCGGGCGTCGTGCCGGTGTCCGAGTGGCGCCCGGAGCAGGACGAGCGCCCGGCGCCCGTCGAGACCTCGACCTGGGCGGCCGTTGCCCGGAAACCCACGGACAAGTAA